From a single Miscanthus floridulus cultivar M001 chromosome 8, ASM1932011v1, whole genome shotgun sequence genomic region:
- the LOC136469303 gene encoding protein AUXIN-REGULATED GENE INVOLVED IN ORGAN SIZE-like, producing MHLLDLHRRQDHGSMSGRADSAGGRRKSSPLAAAGVPARPGAGSPGAGGTSAMTTYLGAEAAVLLACVTATLLVLPLLLPPLPPPPPLVLLVPVAIFAVLLLLVLVPSDARAAVTVAAPASSRSSRSRSSYL from the coding sequence ATGCACCTGCTCGACCTCCACCGCCGCCAAGACCACGGCAGCATGTCCGGCCGCGCCGACAGCGCCGGAGGCCGCCGCAAGTCGTCGCCTCTCGCCGCCGCGGGGGTCCCGGCGAGGCCCGGCGCGGGCAGTCCGGGCGCCGGCGGGACCTCGGCCATGACCACGTACCTGGGCGCGGAGGCGGCGGTGCTGCTGGCGTGCGTGACGGCCACGCTGCTggtgctgccgctgctgctgccgccgctgccgccgccgccgccgctcgtccTCCTCGTGCCCGTCGCCATCTTCGCCGTCCTCctgctcctcgtcctcgtcccctccgacgcccgcgccgccgtcacCGTCGCCGCGCCCGCCTCCTCCCGCTCCTCCCGCTCCCGCTCCTCTTACTTGTAG